The Candidatus Zixiibacteriota bacterium genome contains the following window.
TGTTGGCAAGAACAAGCTGTAGAACACCTCCAACGAACGCCCGAAACGCTCGCCAAAAAACCTCTTTTCTACGCTGTCCGGCGGGGTATATTTTCCGATCATGACATGTCCTTTCCACCAGAAGTTGTCGTCTACTACCTCGCGCGCTCGGTCCTGAAGGGGTTAGTTATCACCAAGGAGAGATTTCATTGAACCGTGTTCCTGCCAGTTACCCTGTCGCAACGCTATCCCCCGGCCACAAGGAGAACTATGAGCTATCTCGCCGGCAGGTCGGCTATGTGCCCCGGTCCGAGGCCACTCGCGAAACCTATTTCCGGCTCGGTTTCAAAAGCGGTCTGGAAATTCACCAGCAACTGCTGACCCAAAAGAAGCTGTTTTGCCACTGTCCGGCGGGGCTGTATCAGCATGGTGAGTACGACGCTGAGGTGATCCGGCACATGCGACCCACGCTCAGCGAGATGGGGGAGTACGACGGCACAGCCCTAATGGAGAAAAAAACCCGCAAGACGATTATCTACCGGATCAAGGACGAAACCGCCTGCACGTACGATATCGACGATACTCCGCCCTTTCAGATCGACCGCGATGCTCTCGAAATCGCGCTCGAAATCGCCCTCATGCTTAAGTGCAACATGGTCGGCGAGCTGCACATCGCGCGCAAGCAGTATCTCGACGGCAGCATTCCGACCGGCTTTCAGCGCACCGGCATTGTCGGCATCGAGGGAGAAATCCCGCTCGCACACAAGAAAGTTCGCATTATCCAAATCAGCATCGAGGAGGACTCCTGCCGGGAGGTCTCCGATGTGGGCCACCTACGGGTATACACGACCGACCGCCTCGGTATGCCGCTGATTGAAACTGTTACCTATCCTGATATGCTGACTCCGGATGAAGTGGCCGAGGCCGCCCAGTACCTTCGCCTGTTGGTGCGGACATCGGGGAAGGTGCGCACCGGGATCGGCGCCGCGCGCGAGGATGTCAATGTCAGTATCGCCGGCGGAACAAGGGTCGAGATCAAAGGTGTGCAGCATATTCGCTGGATTCCCGATCTGGTGCATGTTGAGGCCTTCCGCCAGAAGGCGCTGCTGCGGATCAGGGATATTCTGCAGGAGCGGTGCTCCGATCACTCGGGATGGCGAGTCAAGTCGGTAAAGCTCGATTCGACTCTCCTGCACGCGCTTCCGCCGCTATTGGCCGAGACTCTAAACACCGACTATCGCTGCGTAGCGGTCAACTTGCCGGCGTTCAGGGACATTCTGTCTCACTTCACCCAACCAGGCAAGTGCTTTGCCAGTGAACTCAGTGATCGACTTAAAGTGATCGCTTGCCTGGAGCGACCAAATCTGATCCACAGCGAAGGCGACGCCTGGTTCGATAACGGCACCGCCGCCGAGTTGCGCCGTCTACTGGGCGCAGACGATAATGACGCCCAGCTCGTGTACTGGGGGCCCGCCGACGATATGGCTACCGCTCTCGAGACTGTCGAGGAGCGATGCCGCCTCGCTTTCGCAGGTGTGCCCAACGAGACGCGGAAGTCATTCTCAGACGGCACCACGATTTTCGAGCGCGTGCTGCCGGGGCCCGACCGCATGTATCCGGACACCGATTCGGCTCCCATTGCCATTGCCAATGATCACATCGAGCGTATCAGAGCGCGGCTGATCGATGTCCTCCCGGACTGGCTGCACCGGCTGCGCATGTGGGGAGTACCGTCGGACACCCATCGGTACCTGATCAGGCGGGAGATTGTGCCGGTGGTTGAGCAGATCGCGGGCAAGACCGGCTGGCCGGAGAAGTTTATCGCGGTGCTTTTCGGTCATACGCTCAAGGGTCTGGAACGCAAGCGGCGGACAAAAGAACCGTTTGAGGCCACTTGCGTGGTCGATCTCTGTCTGGCGGTGCACCGTACCGGACTCGAGCGGACAATGGCTAAAGAAGCGCTGTATGTTCTGGTCGCGTCGCCTGACAGAAGAGCGGAGACAGTTGTGAGCGATCTGAGTTCAGGCCTCAATTCACTGGCGGACGCGACCAGACAAATACCAGCCCTGGCGTCGGAGTTCGAGCGGGTGCGCAAGTCGCGCCATCCCGAGGCGCGGCAGCGCTGGATAATGGGCCGCCTCAAACCCAAAGTTGTCGGCAAGGTTGATTTGAAACTGCTCGCCGAGGCGGTCACGAAGGAGCTGGCTCATGTCTGAAGCGCTCAAAGGGTACAAGGGAGCCGCCCGCGAGGTACTCGAAAAATTCGGCGTGGCCGTCTGGGACAACTGTGAGCTCAAGACCACGCGCGGTGAGTTCAAGGGGATCGTGCTGCCGCGTTCTGAGACCGACGACGACCGGCATCTCGTACTCAAGCTGGCCAGCGGATACAATGTTGGAATCGAAATCGATACCGTGATGGACATCAAAGCCGGCGGACGTAAAGAGGCTCATTACAAGATTCCGGAGAAGCAGTTCCCAGTTTCGCCCAACAAGCCGAATGTGAAGCTCCTTGGCACCGGTGGTACGATTGCGTCGCGGCTCGATTACCGCACCGGCGCGGTCATACCGGCCTTCTCGCCCGGCGAACTCTACGGCGCCGTGCCGGAACTGGCCGACATTTGCAATCTAACGACCGAGAAGCTGTTCGCCGTTTTCAGCGAGAACATGGGCCCCGAGCAGTACAAAAAGCTTGCGGTGCGAATCGGCGAGGAGATCGCCAACGGTGTCGACGGTATCGTGATCGGGCACGGCACCGACACCATGCACCACACCGCTTCGGCGCTCGCTTTCATGATCCAGAATTCGCCGGTGCCGATAGTGCTGGTAGGCTCACAGCGGTCATCGGATCGGCCGTCGTCCGATGCCGCCCTTAACCTCATTCACGCCACCAAAACCGCTGCCGAATCGGATATCGCCGAAGTTGTGGTATGTATGTTCGGGCCGACCTCGGACGAGTACGGCCTGCTGCATCGGGGCACGCGCGTGCGCAAGATGCACTCCTCATACCGGTCGACCTTCCGCACGGTCGGCGATATTCCACTGGCGATGGTCAATCGCGAAAAAGTCACCCCACTGCACGACAACTACAACAAGCGGCGCAAAGACCGCCAAGTCGATATCCATCCGTATTTCGAAGAGCGAGTAGCGATGGTGTATTACTATCCGAACATGCATCAGGACATGATCGACTCGCTGGTTGATAACGGCTACAAAGGTATCGTCATTGCCGGTACAGGCTTGGGACACATCAACAAGCCTGTCTACCCCGCCATCGAGCGCGCCACCGCGGCCGGAGTAGCCATCTATATGACCGTGCAGACTCTCTGGGGATATGTGCACATGTTCGTTTACGACACCGGCCGCGACCTCATGGCCAAGGGGATCATTCCGGCCGCCAATATGCTTCCGGAAGTGGCGTACGTGAAACTGGCCTGGGCGCTGGGAC
Protein-coding sequences here:
- the gatE gene encoding Glu-tRNA(Gln) amidotransferase subunit GatE; this encodes MNRVPASYPVATLSPGHKENYELSRRQVGYVPRSEATRETYFRLGFKSGLEIHQQLLTQKKLFCHCPAGLYQHGEYDAEVIRHMRPTLSEMGEYDGTALMEKKTRKTIIYRIKDETACTYDIDDTPPFQIDRDALEIALEIALMLKCNMVGELHIARKQYLDGSIPTGFQRTGIVGIEGEIPLAHKKVRIIQISIEEDSCREVSDVGHLRVYTTDRLGMPLIETVTYPDMLTPDEVAEAAQYLRLLVRTSGKVRTGIGAAREDVNVSIAGGTRVEIKGVQHIRWIPDLVHVEAFRQKALLRIRDILQERCSDHSGWRVKSVKLDSTLLHALPPLLAETLNTDYRCVAVNLPAFRDILSHFTQPGKCFASELSDRLKVIACLERPNLIHSEGDAWFDNGTAAELRRLLGADDNDAQLVYWGPADDMATALETVEERCRLAFAGVPNETRKSFSDGTTIFERVLPGPDRMYPDTDSAPIAIANDHIERIRARLIDVLPDWLHRLRMWGVPSDTHRYLIRREIVPVVEQIAGKTGWPEKFIAVLFGHTLKGLERKRRTKEPFEATCVVDLCLAVHRTGLERTMAKEALYVLVASPDRRAETVVSDLSSGLNSLADATRQIPALASEFERVRKSRHPEARQRWIMGRLKPKVVGKVDLKLLAEAVTKELAHV
- the gatD gene encoding Glu-tRNA(Gln) amidotransferase subunit GatD, with amino-acid sequence MSEALKGYKGAAREVLEKFGVAVWDNCELKTTRGEFKGIVLPRSETDDDRHLVLKLASGYNVGIEIDTVMDIKAGGRKEAHYKIPEKQFPVSPNKPNVKLLGTGGTIASRLDYRTGAVIPAFSPGELYGAVPELADICNLTTEKLFAVFSENMGPEQYKKLAVRIGEEIANGVDGIVIGHGTDTMHHTASALAFMIQNSPVPIVLVGSQRSSDRPSSDAALNLIHATKTAAESDIAEVVVCMFGPTSDEYGLLHRGTRVRKMHSSYRSTFRTVGDIPLAMVNREKVTPLHDNYNKRRKDRQVDIHPYFEERVAMVYYYPNMHQDMIDSLVDNGYKGIVIAGTGLGHINKPVYPAIERATAAGVAIYMTVQTLWGYVHMFVYDTGRDLMAKGIIPAANMLPEVAYVKLAWALGQTSDLELVREIMLTPICGEITEREPYNGYLILQGGVPEVEAFLRTIHK